In Streptomyces sp. NBC_00091, the following proteins share a genomic window:
- the pyrR gene encoding bifunctional pyr operon transcriptional regulator/uracil phosphoribosyltransferase PyrR: MDSQTSQVSADEAMRPVLEAQDIARVLTRIAHEIVERAKGADDVVLLGIPTRGVYLARRLAAKLEEITGTKIPVGSLDITMYRDDLRLKPARAIGRTEIPGDGIDGRLVILLDDVLFSGRTIRAALDALGAIGRPRAVQLAVLVDRGHRELPIRADYVGKNLPTSLRETVKVQLQEEDGRDAVLLGQRTAQAAGQ, translated from the coding sequence ATGGACAGCCAGACTTCCCAGGTCTCGGCCGATGAAGCCATGCGCCCCGTTCTGGAGGCGCAGGACATCGCCCGGGTCCTGACGCGTATCGCCCACGAGATCGTCGAACGCGCCAAGGGCGCCGACGACGTGGTGCTCCTCGGCATCCCCACCCGCGGTGTGTACCTCGCCCGCCGGCTGGCCGCCAAGCTCGAGGAGATCACCGGGACGAAGATCCCGGTCGGATCCCTCGACATCACCATGTACCGGGACGACCTGCGCCTGAAGCCGGCGCGGGCGATCGGCCGCACCGAGATCCCCGGCGACGGCATCGACGGCCGCCTGGTGATCCTCCTCGACGACGTCCTCTTCTCCGGCCGCACCATCCGGGCCGCCCTGGACGCCCTCGGCGCCATCGGCCGCCCCCGCGCCGTCCAGCTCGCGGTCCTCGTCGACCGCGGCCACCGCGAACTTCCCATCCGCGCCGACTACGTGGGCAAGAACCTGCCCACCTCGCTGCGGGAGACCGTCAAGGTCCAGCTCCAGGAGGAGGACGGCCGCGACGCCGTACTGCTCGGCCAGCGGACCGCCCAGGCAGCAGGGCAGTAG